One window of Athalia rosae chromosome 4, iyAthRosa1.1, whole genome shotgun sequence genomic DNA carries:
- the LOC105688974 gene encoding E3 ubiquitin-protein ligase RNF123-like isoform X3, producing MGQKDDMDMQEVLSNIFGPGVLAAVEKLATNTGKTASGHTRVTQYLGMANDYMKTVLTEHVNPPSNTEDNRHGRIGPKFARFDVFTHHGQFILSPDRLSLNSQSNFSTMRANVAVFGGKWIYEIQLGSKGIMQVGWGTAQCKFSPVSGVGDTPNSYAYDGNRVRRWNVSTHKYGEPWLSGDIIGCTLDLDNGVIEFYRNGKSLGRAFEGVSTGAGIAYFPTVSLAFKESLTANFGSTPLRYPVEGFETFQAAPTDQINQAIIICEWLKKVIRIIEAGKESLREENDEDSGSPAVNTISNNAFVGCIARAVVRNFGPLLASPYVVEAVFVPFLRELPVTSGSPAEGTDVSRVRICLDLLWAFLDDEEMKTCLDSTVIHLIFTFKHVSLRLDYPDQSKSLILLTNICQHTATRQYLLQHMLFSRVRFANFVHIKPLDESGLADVVGTTWWETDPLDSVIETNKEQYLMSCDRIKNAISEIEALQVELLVTLLDNTDGTPTTPSSRTIFLRKFRNFVQTNWISSRTPLPITLCCFHRLLVAFRILWDAEIGSNPIYVPCRNFYDASINYAGIDRLGGVLSHLNKTFKAELLHHLGPEHEVIVAMEQTQEQPNAFSGGPSRFGELPIAIPALARMTTVNSTSPSNPMILERLLNIPFNREDQTPMRLGQADPSASLLELLDGIILFYHLTAKRQIAKVATLRESMDEYIAAMGAMKNYLEITRKQPKDSDAAAMAREITRVIEVFDIKLAEQARHMAWVRAVVYSREKQAHLVWLLRVVTLTLTSASEEGNMFSFVPKFYLEAMADLSVGIRSHVHPTAPIEDIPEHQEMLIDVAKFLCDHCLDSRIVHANAKDTLGLTLAGFVSNPLTLGPLENVPIQSRVKLVNSLLKPYENRAWAQSNWVLVRFWQGYGFAFRYEKSPHFAKKVGAKLMHQESISKPIKPCPSPIYQAHVKSALLGNSVATTQFLNSLLNQLNWAFSEFIGMLQEMQRISLRPQRVPIESRQLKICATCFDLAISLLRVLEMIATLATSVFTNDSQESSESLLARLFQLLCQILNRVSSQTGCFQYLVHLEIPDLETIDHFPILSAVIGILLVLLKEDMTAFKTRRRKMPKVTKALLDEPSFQIESLYFVLGEVKPKHQNMRNVKPFCFQYYKDDVSEQEIKNVREMLRYLEFYRALTETKLTSIDDDNICTICYAYPISAIFKPCNHRSCRACIAHHLLNSRQCFFCKANIDQVADMEGKLIHDLTADPTLEDLTVAS from the exons ATGGGTCAAAAGGACGATATGGACATGCAAGAGGTACTGAGCAATATTTTCGGGCCCGGTGTGCTTGCAGCTGTAGAAAAGCTCGCAACAAATACTGGGAAAACAGCTTCAGGTCACACCAG AGTCACTCAATACCTGGGAATGGCGAATGATTACATGAAGACGGTACTGACGGAGCACGTAAATCCACCCTCAAATACCGAAGACAATCGTCACGGTCGTATCGGACCAAAATTCGCCAGATTTGACGTCTTTACTCATCATGGCCAATTCATATTGTCCCCGGATAGACTTAGTTTAAACTCTCAAAGCAACTTCAGCACGATGAGGGCGAACGTTGCCGTTTTTGGGGGCAAATGGATTTATGAAATACAACTAGGCTCGAAGGGGATCATGCAGGTGGGCTGGGGAACGGCTCAGTGCAAATTTAGCCCAGTATCTGGTGTCG GGGATACCCCGAACTCGTACGCGTATGACGGAAACCGTGTACGACGGTGGAACGTCTCTACTCATAAATACGGGGAGCCTTGGCTTTCGGGAGACATAATCGGTTGTACTTTAGACCTGGATAACGGTGTTATAGAGTTCTACAGGAACGGAAAGTCCTTGGGAAGAGCATTTGAAGGGGTTTCTACGGGCGCTGGAATCGCCTATTTTCCTACCGTTAGTCTTGCGTTTAAAGAGAGCTTGACCGCAAATTTTGGTTCAACGCCGTTACGCTACCCCGTTGAAGGATTTGAGACGTTTCAAGCCGCTCCAACGGACCAGATCAACCAAGCTATTATCATATGCGAGTGGCTGAAGAAAGTCATTCGTATTATTGAGGCTGGAAAAGAATCCCTTCGAGAAGAAAATGACGAGGACAGCGGTAGCCCGGCGGTCAATACGATTAGCAATAACGCCTTCGTCGGGTGCATCGCTAGAGCGGTCGTTAGAAATTTTGGACCACTTTTAGCATCGCCTTACGTGGTCGAGGCAGTATTTGTACCCTTTTTAAGGGAACTTCCGGTGACTAGCGGAAGCCCTGCGGAGGGTACGGACGTCAGTCGTGTCAGGATTTGCTTGGATCTTCTTTGGGCATTTCTGGAcgacgaagaaatgaaaacctGCCTTGATAGCACTGTGATACACCTGATATTCACCTTCAAACATGTATCCCTCAGGCTTGATTACCCTGATCAGAGCAAGAGCCTTATACTGTTGACGAATATTTGTCAGCACACAGCGACCAGGCAGTACCTACTTCAGCATATGCTATTCAGCAGGGTTCGCTTTGCCAATTTCGTTCATATAAAACCTCTGGATGAAAGTGGACTTGCAGATGTAGTTGGAACAACATGGTGGGAAACTGACCCCTTGGATTCTGTCATTGAAACGAACAAGGAGCAGTACCTTATGTCCTGCGATCGAATTAAAAACGCTATTTCCG AAATCGAAGCCCTTCAGGTTGAACTGCTGGTGACCCTTTTGGACAACACTGACGGCACCCCGACAACGCCATCGtcgcgtacaatttttttaagaaaatttcgaaattttgtacAAACTAATTGGATATCAAGTCGT ACCCCACTTCCGATCACTCTGTGCTGTTTTCATCGTCTCTTAGTCGCCTTCAGGATCCTATGGGACGCGGAAATTGGTTCCAATCCCATCTACGTTCCATGCAG GAACTTCTACGACGCGTCTATAAATTACGCCGGAATAGACAGACTTGGTGGAGTCCTTTCCCACTTGAATAAAACCTTTAAAGCCGAGCTTCTCCACCATTTAGGTCCAGAGCACGAAGTTATCGTTGCCATGGAACAGACCCAGGAACAGCCTAATGCTTTTTCCGGAGGTCCTTCGCGCTTCGGTGAGTTACCAATCGCCATTCCGGCGCTCGCAAGGATGACAACGGTCAATTCAACGAGCCCATCGAACCCCATGATCCTCGAAAGGCTCTTGAACATTCCTTTCAATCGGGAAGATCAGACCCCAATGCGTCTGGGACAAGCTGACCCATCGGCATCCCTCCTGGAGTTACTCGATGGTATCATTCTTTTTTACCACCTAACAGCCAAGAGGCAAATAGCTAAGGTAGCAACCCTACGAGAAAGTATGGACGAGTACATCGCTGCCATGGGTGCGATGAAGAATTACCTTGAGATAACGAGAAAACAACCAAAAGATTCGGACGCCGCTGCAATGGCTCGGGAAATAACGAGGGTGATCGAAGTATTTGACATTAAACTTGCCGAGCAAGCCAGACACATGGCATGGGTAAGAGCGGTTGTTTATTCCAGAGAAAAGCAGGCGCACTTAGTCTGGTTATTGAGGGTCGTTACTCTCACCCTCACATCCGCTAGTGAGGAGGGTAACATGTTTAGCTTTGTGCCAAAATTTTACCTCGAAGCTATGGCAGATCTTAGCGTTGGCATCAGGAGTCATGTTCATCCCACAGCTCCGATTGAAGATATTCCAGAGCACCAAGAGATGTTGATTGATGTCGCGAAATTTTTATGTGACCACTGTCTCGATTCGCGTATTGTCCATGCGAACGCGAAGGACACGCTTGGTTTAACGCTAGCAGGGTTCGTTTCAAACCCTTTGACTTTAGGTCCACTTGAAAATGTCCCCATACAGTCCAGGGTAAAGCTTGTCAACAGCCTGTTAAAACCATATGAAAACAGAGCGTGGGCTCAGTCCAACTGGGTTTTGGTCAGGTTCTGGCAAGGATACGGGTTCGCGTTTAGGTACGAAAAAAGTCCTCATTTTGCTAAAAAAGTCGGGGCTAAATTGATGCATCAGGAATCCATATCGAAACCGATCA agcCATGCCCGTCTCCGATTTATCAAGCACATGTAAAATCTGCTTTACTTGGGAATTCTGTCGCGACGACGCAATTCTTGAACTCTCTATTGAATCAACTCAACTGGGCCTTCTCAGAATTTATAGGGATGCTGCAGGAGATGCAAAGAATTTCGTTGAGGCCACAAAGGGTCCCAATTGAGTCGAGGCAGCTGAAAATATGCGCGACTTGTTTCGATTTGGCTATTTCTTTATTGAGGGTTTTGGAAATGATTGCTACTCTGGCTACCAGCGTATTCACTAATGATTCTCAAGAATCTAGCGAGAGTTTATTAGCTAGACTTTTCCAG ttACTGTGCCAAATATTGAATCGCGTGAGCTCGCAGACCGGTTGTTTCCAATACCTAGTGCACCTCGAAATTCCAGACCTGGAAACAATCGATCACTTTCCAATTCTGTCAGCGGTTATTGGGATTCTATTAGTTTTGCTCAAAGAGGACATGACTGCTTTCAAAA CACGTCGCAGAAAGATGCCTAAAGTAACTAAAGCGCTGCTTGATGAGCCCAGTTTCCAGATAGAATcactttatttcgttttagGAGAGGTCAAACCTAAACACCAAAATATGCGAAATGTGAAACCGTTTTGCTTTCAATACT ACAAGGATGACGTGAGCGAGCAGGAGATAAAGAATGTGAGAGAAATGCTTAGATACTTGGAATTTTACCGGGCACTGACCGAGACGAAACTTACTTCaatcgacgacgataatatttGTACAATTTGTTACGCTTACCCGATCTCCGCGATATTCAAGCCCTGCAATCACCGATCATGTCGAGCATGCATTGCTCATCACCTTCTTAACAGTAGGCAATGCTTTTTTTGCAAGGCTAATATCGACCAAGTAGCAGATATGGAGGGCAAATTAATACATGATCTAACTGCAGACCCCACGCTTGAAGATCTTACCGTCGCGTCTTAA
- the LOC105688974 gene encoding E3 ubiquitin-protein ligase RNF123-like isoform X2 produces the protein MGQKDDMDMQEVLSNIFGPGVLAAVEKLATNTGKTASGHTRVTQYLGMANDYMKTVLTEHVNPPSNTEDNRHGRIGPKFARFDVFTHHGQFILSPDRLSLNSQSNFSTMRANVAVFGGKWIYEIQLGSKGIMQVGWGTAQCKFSPVSGVGDTPNSYAYDGNRVRRWNVSTHKYGEPWLSGDIIGCTLDLDNGVIEFYRNGKSLGRAFEGVSTGAGIAYFPTVSLAFKESLTANFGSTPLRYPVEGFETFQAAPTDQINQAIIICEWLKKVIRIIEAGKESLREENDEDSGSPAVNTISNNAFVGCIARAVVRNFGPLLASPYVVEAVFVPFLRELPVTSGSPAEGTDVSRVRICLDLLWAFLDDEEMKTCLDSTVIHLIFTFKHVSLRLDYPDQSKSLILLTNICQHTATRQYLLQHMLFSRVRFANFVHIKPLDESGLADVVGTTWWETDPLDSVIETNKEQYLMSCDRIKNAISEIEALQVELLVTLLDNTDGTPTTPSSRTIFLRKFRNFVQTNWISSRITAEVQTPLPITLCCFHRLLVAFRILWDAEIGSNPIYVPCRNFYDASINYAGIDRLGGVLSHLNKTFKAELLHHLGPEHEVIVAMEQTQEQPNAFSGGPSRFGELPIAIPALARMTTVNSTSPSNPMILERLLNIPFNREDQTPMRLGQADPSASLLELLDGIILFYHLTAKRQIAKVATLRESMDEYIAAMGAMKNYLEITRKQPKDSDAAAMAREITRVIEVFDIKLAEQARHMAWVRAVVYSREKQAHLVWLLRVVTLTLTSASEEGNMFSFVPKFYLEAMADLSVGIRSHVHPTAPIEDIPEHQEMLIDVAKFLCDHCLDSRIVHANAKDTLGLTLAGFVSNPLTLGPLENVPIQSRVKLVNSLLKPYENRAWAQSNWVLVRFWQGYGFAFRYEKSPHFAKKVGAKLMHQESISKPIKPCPSPIYQAHVKSALLGNSVATTQFLNSLLNQLNWAFSEFIGMLQEMQRISLRPQRVPIESRQLKICATCFDLAISLLRVLEMIATLATSVFTNDSQESSESLLARLFQLLCQILNRVSSQTGCFQYLVHLEIPDLETIDHFPILSAVIGILLVLLKEDMTAFKTRRRKMPKVTKALLDEPSFQIESLYFVLGEVKPKHQNMRNVKPFCFQYYKDDVSEQEIKNVREMLRYLEFYRALTETKLTSIDDDNICTICYAYPISAIFKPCNHRSCRACIAHHLLNSRQCFFCKANIDQVADMEGKLIHDLTADPTLEDLTVAS, from the exons ATGGGTCAAAAGGACGATATGGACATGCAAGAGGTACTGAGCAATATTTTCGGGCCCGGTGTGCTTGCAGCTGTAGAAAAGCTCGCAACAAATACTGGGAAAACAGCTTCAGGTCACACCAG AGTCACTCAATACCTGGGAATGGCGAATGATTACATGAAGACGGTACTGACGGAGCACGTAAATCCACCCTCAAATACCGAAGACAATCGTCACGGTCGTATCGGACCAAAATTCGCCAGATTTGACGTCTTTACTCATCATGGCCAATTCATATTGTCCCCGGATAGACTTAGTTTAAACTCTCAAAGCAACTTCAGCACGATGAGGGCGAACGTTGCCGTTTTTGGGGGCAAATGGATTTATGAAATACAACTAGGCTCGAAGGGGATCATGCAGGTGGGCTGGGGAACGGCTCAGTGCAAATTTAGCCCAGTATCTGGTGTCG GGGATACCCCGAACTCGTACGCGTATGACGGAAACCGTGTACGACGGTGGAACGTCTCTACTCATAAATACGGGGAGCCTTGGCTTTCGGGAGACATAATCGGTTGTACTTTAGACCTGGATAACGGTGTTATAGAGTTCTACAGGAACGGAAAGTCCTTGGGAAGAGCATTTGAAGGGGTTTCTACGGGCGCTGGAATCGCCTATTTTCCTACCGTTAGTCTTGCGTTTAAAGAGAGCTTGACCGCAAATTTTGGTTCAACGCCGTTACGCTACCCCGTTGAAGGATTTGAGACGTTTCAAGCCGCTCCAACGGACCAGATCAACCAAGCTATTATCATATGCGAGTGGCTGAAGAAAGTCATTCGTATTATTGAGGCTGGAAAAGAATCCCTTCGAGAAGAAAATGACGAGGACAGCGGTAGCCCGGCGGTCAATACGATTAGCAATAACGCCTTCGTCGGGTGCATCGCTAGAGCGGTCGTTAGAAATTTTGGACCACTTTTAGCATCGCCTTACGTGGTCGAGGCAGTATTTGTACCCTTTTTAAGGGAACTTCCGGTGACTAGCGGAAGCCCTGCGGAGGGTACGGACGTCAGTCGTGTCAGGATTTGCTTGGATCTTCTTTGGGCATTTCTGGAcgacgaagaaatgaaaacctGCCTTGATAGCACTGTGATACACCTGATATTCACCTTCAAACATGTATCCCTCAGGCTTGATTACCCTGATCAGAGCAAGAGCCTTATACTGTTGACGAATATTTGTCAGCACACAGCGACCAGGCAGTACCTACTTCAGCATATGCTATTCAGCAGGGTTCGCTTTGCCAATTTCGTTCATATAAAACCTCTGGATGAAAGTGGACTTGCAGATGTAGTTGGAACAACATGGTGGGAAACTGACCCCTTGGATTCTGTCATTGAAACGAACAAGGAGCAGTACCTTATGTCCTGCGATCGAATTAAAAACGCTATTTCCG AAATCGAAGCCCTTCAGGTTGAACTGCTGGTGACCCTTTTGGACAACACTGACGGCACCCCGACAACGCCATCGtcgcgtacaatttttttaagaaaatttcgaaattttgtacAAACTAATTGGATATCAAGTCGT ATAACAGCGGAAGTTCAGACCCCACTTCCGATCACTCTGTGCTGTTTTCATCGTCTCTTAGTCGCCTTCAGGATCCTATGGGACGCGGAAATTGGTTCCAATCCCATCTACGTTCCATGCAG GAACTTCTACGACGCGTCTATAAATTACGCCGGAATAGACAGACTTGGTGGAGTCCTTTCCCACTTGAATAAAACCTTTAAAGCCGAGCTTCTCCACCATTTAGGTCCAGAGCACGAAGTTATCGTTGCCATGGAACAGACCCAGGAACAGCCTAATGCTTTTTCCGGAGGTCCTTCGCGCTTCGGTGAGTTACCAATCGCCATTCCGGCGCTCGCAAGGATGACAACGGTCAATTCAACGAGCCCATCGAACCCCATGATCCTCGAAAGGCTCTTGAACATTCCTTTCAATCGGGAAGATCAGACCCCAATGCGTCTGGGACAAGCTGACCCATCGGCATCCCTCCTGGAGTTACTCGATGGTATCATTCTTTTTTACCACCTAACAGCCAAGAGGCAAATAGCTAAGGTAGCAACCCTACGAGAAAGTATGGACGAGTACATCGCTGCCATGGGTGCGATGAAGAATTACCTTGAGATAACGAGAAAACAACCAAAAGATTCGGACGCCGCTGCAATGGCTCGGGAAATAACGAGGGTGATCGAAGTATTTGACATTAAACTTGCCGAGCAAGCCAGACACATGGCATGGGTAAGAGCGGTTGTTTATTCCAGAGAAAAGCAGGCGCACTTAGTCTGGTTATTGAGGGTCGTTACTCTCACCCTCACATCCGCTAGTGAGGAGGGTAACATGTTTAGCTTTGTGCCAAAATTTTACCTCGAAGCTATGGCAGATCTTAGCGTTGGCATCAGGAGTCATGTTCATCCCACAGCTCCGATTGAAGATATTCCAGAGCACCAAGAGATGTTGATTGATGTCGCGAAATTTTTATGTGACCACTGTCTCGATTCGCGTATTGTCCATGCGAACGCGAAGGACACGCTTGGTTTAACGCTAGCAGGGTTCGTTTCAAACCCTTTGACTTTAGGTCCACTTGAAAATGTCCCCATACAGTCCAGGGTAAAGCTTGTCAACAGCCTGTTAAAACCATATGAAAACAGAGCGTGGGCTCAGTCCAACTGGGTTTTGGTCAGGTTCTGGCAAGGATACGGGTTCGCGTTTAGGTACGAAAAAAGTCCTCATTTTGCTAAAAAAGTCGGGGCTAAATTGATGCATCAGGAATCCATATCGAAACCGATCA agcCATGCCCGTCTCCGATTTATCAAGCACATGTAAAATCTGCTTTACTTGGGAATTCTGTCGCGACGACGCAATTCTTGAACTCTCTATTGAATCAACTCAACTGGGCCTTCTCAGAATTTATAGGGATGCTGCAGGAGATGCAAAGAATTTCGTTGAGGCCACAAAGGGTCCCAATTGAGTCGAGGCAGCTGAAAATATGCGCGACTTGTTTCGATTTGGCTATTTCTTTATTGAGGGTTTTGGAAATGATTGCTACTCTGGCTACCAGCGTATTCACTAATGATTCTCAAGAATCTAGCGAGAGTTTATTAGCTAGACTTTTCCAG ttACTGTGCCAAATATTGAATCGCGTGAGCTCGCAGACCGGTTGTTTCCAATACCTAGTGCACCTCGAAATTCCAGACCTGGAAACAATCGATCACTTTCCAATTCTGTCAGCGGTTATTGGGATTCTATTAGTTTTGCTCAAAGAGGACATGACTGCTTTCAAAA CACGTCGCAGAAAGATGCCTAAAGTAACTAAAGCGCTGCTTGATGAGCCCAGTTTCCAGATAGAATcactttatttcgttttagGAGAGGTCAAACCTAAACACCAAAATATGCGAAATGTGAAACCGTTTTGCTTTCAATACT ACAAGGATGACGTGAGCGAGCAGGAGATAAAGAATGTGAGAGAAATGCTTAGATACTTGGAATTTTACCGGGCACTGACCGAGACGAAACTTACTTCaatcgacgacgataatatttGTACAATTTGTTACGCTTACCCGATCTCCGCGATATTCAAGCCCTGCAATCACCGATCATGTCGAGCATGCATTGCTCATCACCTTCTTAACAGTAGGCAATGCTTTTTTTGCAAGGCTAATATCGACCAAGTAGCAGATATGGAGGGCAAATTAATACATGATCTAACTGCAGACCCCACGCTTGAAGATCTTACCGTCGCGTCTTAA